The genomic region ATAGAATTTTTCCACttgtttttgtgtttttttagAATCAAAGGAGAGTGACAGACACAATTATTTGTTTCACGTACCAAATGCctttaaaatgaattaattatatattattaatttaattaattttcaagattAATCAAGTTTGAAAAGTCAGTCTAATTTGCACTTTAACCCACTTAATCCTATTATTATgaacttatttttttctttatttaaaaaaatatttttttatttttaatgcaaAATTATGTCTCATACTTGttattgttgaaaatgtaAAACTCAAACATGATTTGCAACTAAACTTTCACACTTCCCTTagaaattcaaatgaaaaacaaaatcttcTTATAAAACAACACTTCCAATTTAAAACAAACATGTTGTAAATCGAAAATATGTATGCCTGAATTGGTAGGGAAACTTCTCAGAGGCTGTGTCACATGAAACTTGAGTTACAAGCAAATCCCAAAATTCCCCTCTGATTTCTATAATGATTGGCATAATATGGCAcatcaatatattaatttaggCAATCCATCTTGGAGAACACACGACATTGGGgtgaatttatttgaaaatccTGACAAAATGCCCGACACTCTGCATTAACAAATTTCAACTTTTAGTCTTTTCTCCATTTTGAACCCATTCTTGGgcagtaattaattaaaattatgatgCTGGAAAAGCTTCGTGCTAAAGTTGTAGCATTAGCATATGTTGCTTACtctaatcaaatttaaaacagtaaagcaaaggaaaactaTTGATTTCCATATTGTTCCAAAGGCTTTGCTGCTAATCACTTTTTACGTACAAGAGGAACTTTTCGAGTGTACAAACTCCGCAGATTCTCTCGTTATGGATGGTGGGGGTAAGCCAAGAGTTGACAGCTTATGCTTAAAGTAATGCCTATGACATTAGGGTTTAGTTCGACTAGTTAGGGTGAGGTAAAATTTGGGTAAACATCTTAGAGTTTATCCGTAATTTCTATAATTAAGAACAGGATTtcatgtaaaaataatttaatgtaaattgcaTACCGAATTTTCTTAATTCCCACCATAATATTCCCTTTGTGTTGTGCGcctatatattattttatcatgaCAGAAACCAAGTTGAAATTTGCTTCTTTTAGGAACTATGGCATGAACTGAGAAGGTGGTTTGCTCTGTCATGGGCATAGAAAAATCCAAAGAACATCAAGGCAGCGAATCCTATTAAAAAGAGATGAACCCCCCATCCCCCCCACAACAGCATTTTTATAATgaaaaacttaattgaatgcTGCAGTCATTGTATCCGAGCACTCCCAACATTTGATCCACAGCTGGAGATATCAAGGGTGCCATGCATTGGAAATTATTGATGGTACAACTACAATTCAAATAGGTTTATATATTTTGGGTGCGTGATCATGATCGAGTCATGAGCTCCCTTGGAAAGCAATTTTCTATGGAATTTGGGTTCTAAGCAACATGAATCATGCATGTATTCAATCCCTTTCAGGTTTAAGACAGACAACTCTATGCATGTAGAATGCCTTACACAAATTAATAGTATAATAAAGTGTATAGTATAGCAAATATCAAAACATATGATAAGAATTAAAAACTGTTGTCCCACGGAAGGCATTTATCCTCCAATTCCACTCCATGTTAGAGAGAGGGAGAGGCCCAGCTTGCTTCATGCACTTTCCTAAAGGCAGAAGCAGACGCCAATTTGGAAaagcttcctttttttttttatcccttTCAGACAAATCCCTCTTTTCCTCCTCCATGTATAaagttatttaaatttcaaacCAACAGGATTGCAGATGTCATGTGCAAAATGCCAAGCTATCCACTGAATATTACTTCCAAATTAGGATGGCCGCGGCAGCGCGTTTGGGTAGGGCCGCCTGCTTACTAGTAGAAGAGAAAGATGATATATATCTACAAAGtttatgaattaattaataaatttttattttttattatgtttgattaattttttatatttttatttaaaatcaaataaactaaTGATcgattaattgttattattcaaaatatcAGTTCTTATTCTACGTAATATGACGGTGAtgttatatattattatgttataataaataatgatatgATAAGTATATTTTTCACTAAAGACAAAAGGTTATATACTtttggagagaaaatttttatttattacatatttttttaatggtcTCGGAGAGTAGTATATTTATGAGGTTGTAACtctcaatatttttaaaattttttatttattatatttttttaatgaccTCGAAGAGTGGTATATTTATGTGGCTTTGACTCCaaaaattttgcaaatttttatttgttatatattttttataaatgatctttcaaaataatttttttttaataatgaatacaaataaaaataataaaatattaatttttccacacttctttctccttctttctttttctctctcttctcttttatcattttgtacttttttttcttttaacttacCATTGAAACACTTATTACTTTACTCTTTCTCTATAGCTAACTAataaaacacatttcattGTTCAAAAGAGATATATGAGCTTGTAAATTTAGacaaagaaagacaaaaatcACTTACCACTATTGTGTGAAATTAAGATGAGataaagttttcttttatcttcttttttttttatgctggaGATTCTCGCAAGGTTCAACTatcttgttaaattttattaattaataaaataaattacataagGAGGGGTATGTAATGCCTTACCTCCATATTTGCAAGAAATATCGAGAATATATCCTACCTAAGGTATTACTTGCCATGCATTTTCATACATGCAAAGAATGAGAAATAGCAATAGTTTACATAAatctacaaaaaaataataataaattaagtaTACTACTCCCTTACATTCATTTGAACCTAATACATGGTAAATTAAGCTTATTTAATTGTAACATACCTTGTAATTCGCCTTGTGCTTGAATGAAAACTTGCGAATTTGCATGTAAGTAGCCACGATTAGATAAATAATCTGCAACTTGATTACCTTTACGATAAATATGTGTAATTCTGTAAGATAACTGCTTCGACCATGGTTGAATATACGCTAATAAGTAACGTATGTCATAAGACCCCATACTTTCCTCCTGAATCATTTGTATCACAACCAATGCATCCATCTCAATCCAAACTTTAgtaatattaaattgttaacATAAGATTAGGCTTCTATGTAAGGCCAATAATTCTGCTTTTAGAGAATTACTAGCTCTAAGGTttttagaaaaacaaaaataagcGTACCTgtattatttcttaataaacTTCCTCTAGCTGCATTATTAGAGTTATTCTTTGAACTATCGttaacatttaatttaaactcacctgTCAATGATTTatgttaataaattatttttggaaCCACAGAATGCTTATTTTGGAACTTTAATCCCAACATATTAGTTATTTGAATATCACCATTCTACTACCATTTCTCCCCAAGCTTACCTTGAAATAAGTGGAATAAAAGTTTCATGATCTTCGAGATTATTTTATTGGGATACATACCAAGGCTTCTGTGTTTTGCAACATTGTGTTCCACCCACAAAAACTAACAGAAAAATAATGGTAGTGAAACCTCGAATGTGGCCTTGTTTAACATAATCTCTTGAATAGACCCATGCCCAGATAATCTGaataatattttgaagatgaataatatagatttgaaaaaattttgcaaaataattcCAAATATGGCTAGCCACTAGATTATCACAAAGCACATGTATGAGAGATTTTTCTGAATTATAGCAAATGCATTTAGAAGCTAATTAAATACCTTTATCTTTCATCCGTAGCTCCACCGGTATCCAATTTCAGTACTTCTTCTTactattcatattatttaagtgtttatatatttaatcatgGTGTGATTTCTATATAtcttatttaactatttatattttataaaatatagttttatatttaatatttttaaatttaaataaaaataaataaaaatattgaacgTTGACtgtattaattttgtttttaaaatttgattaaagtatgagtaaattaaaaacaattgataaattttttagaagAAAAGATGCAATCGTCTAATTGATTCTCTTAGACTTAAGTCCTAAGCTTCAATGTTTTCAACTCATAAATAAGAGCAATGTAAATCAAAACGTCCATAGCTCAATGTTAAAGAAATTGATGCTTTTCATGCAGAACCTAATCATGCATTAGGAGcaatgatatattaatttcttatcAATCAAAGAGATGAAATTCACCATGCTTATCTCAAACGTGAATCTTGTCAACCCATTCTTAAGAAGTATCTTTTATCAAATGATGATCATCATTCtcattttcaaggttttttttttcttttttttatttacatgttacataaaattattatttgttatgaATCATTTGATTGTTAGTTAAGTTTAatgtattagttttaaaatttttttaactcttattctttttttttttatttccaattAAAGTTGATTAACTCCGCCTCTGTTTTTTACCTTTTACATCATTATCAatgaatattaaataataaattatattttaatcaataataattaattaattattaataaaataatttcattggactcaaaataaaagtaaatgaatttaattgaatgtaataaaaaaaataaaaatttatttaatattttttaaatattttaaaaaaattttcaaatatcatGTTAAAGAAGATTTAAAGATTTATAGTCATTAGCAAacgtatatatatttaaaaaaatcatgccAAGTTGCAAACGTAGATGCCGGACATCTGACATCTGTCACAGTGATAGCAACTTTCATATGGAAACAAATTACTTTTGAAGAATTTGCATCAGATGGTGTATGAAGATATGAGATCTCAGATGGGTGGCACCACCTCTGATGTAATGACAATGGCATCGCAAATTCTTACTCATCTGCGTCTGCATTGCACTGCACCCTAATTCTTCCTTCAGAATcggaatataaaaaataaaaaaaaatcctccaGGGTGATATGGCAGGTGTTTGAAAATCATACCCAAATCACTTTGATCATTGACATTCGATCACAGACCATATTGCCCATTGCCCATCTCTTCTTACTTCTTGTGTTGTGATCAACATACATAACTTTTACACCATATCAAATATACCTAAATCACAGTTTGGAGATGAAGAGTGTTAAACCAACATCATATTGGTCCAAACTTATGCAATATTCTTCCTTAAACTTCAATAATAAACACTACCCAAAGTCATTTTCGAACAATTCCACATGATGTTACTATGCTATGGTAGTATTTTATTAGCTCATTTGTCTTCtgttattttatgtttactgAATCCCTTCTGTCTTCTtccttgtttttttcttttgtagaACATGTGAAAGCCGGTTCCCTAGTTTTTTCACTACAGTTTCTAGCGCTTGTTAATTTCCAACTTTTGGTTTGCGAAAGGAAAACACAACACCGATTTTGCCATTTTCATATTACATAACATTGGAGAAGAAAGTGCAAACATCTGGAGGGCATTTCAGTCTTTGCCTAATGAGGAAATGACCAGGTTTTTGGAACTCCCCACCATTTCAGCTTCCCTATATGTGCCTGTGGACTGTAATGTgaacaaacaaaaacaaaaggaaagttcaaaagttgaaagttgaacgaagcaaagaaagaaagcaaagagaaaaggggaaacaaataaagagaaaaggaaagattTTATGCTTTTGGGGTTTGTTTGTTGCACACCAGGTTTggttccatataaagcttaaAAGCTTAAACCccacttttcttcttattcaATCTTATTATTTCCATCAGATCTTTTCACTGCATTCAGCAAGTTAACATCTTTATGGGTATCTATGgatgttaaaaatatatatgtaaaagaGAAGATCAtttatttcttgattttctttttctttttagataAATCAGTCATCTTTTTGACTTTGTCTATTTTATTTGTGTGGTCATATATTCTGTAGTTGTATATTTTTAAGTGCTTTACTGGGAATGCCCACTGTCCGCAAGTATTGATTCTCTTTTCTGTCTTTGCATTGCAAATTTGTAATCTGAAAGACTTTCTTTTAATGCATTTTCTTTCGTCTGTTTGTGGATTCTTTTGTTCATGAAGAGCTGAGGCTTTTATTTGTCCCTTTcattatctctctctctctcaaccGTTCTTGGGTGCCTTTCACTTTCTGATATAGTTTTTTACAAAGGCTTTCAGACAGTGTGTAACCGGTGTAAGCAAGAGTCGTAGCTGATTTAGTTTGATGGGTTGTTTTCCATTTCCACCCTTTCCTATGCTTATAAATATAGATGGTCACTTCTAGTTCATTTTCATTGCAGGAACTTAGTCGACACCATTGCTACAAGCATTCTGCATAGTGTAGTTCTGCTGctggaaaaataagaaaaaaatagctaCAATTAGTAACTCTACTATGAGCTCTGGTCagtctttattattatttttcttatgaaGTAATTATTGATATTTCTTTTAGCATTCTGAGTATTTTAGTTCTTACCTTTTTAGTTGCAATTTTTTCAGGTAGTGGAACTACTAGAACTTTTGAGTTTGGGAGGACCCATGTGGTCAGACCTAAAGGGAACCACCAGGCTACAATAATTTGGCTGCATGGTCTTGGTGACAAGGGCTCAAGGTATAAATGCTAGACTTTACTGATGTTTGTCCTTGCTAGCATTAGCATTTCTTTGATCATGGTTTTAAGATCAAACTATTAGCTGATGGTTTTGTATCAAGTGGGAAACAACCTAGTTGATTATGGGAATCAGCAGTTTTAATGGATACATGCTATAATTTTCTTGCTTATTCTAATCCCTTTTTTTCCATTCTACGACAAGTGTGGATTGACAATTTGCACCATTAAGAGTTTGAGCCATCAATTATCAACTAGGTTGTGGTGTTTAGTCCATCTTTATACCTGTTTCATCTGTGCCACAAGGTGAAATTTAAGTCCTTCTTTTGATCTTAGGCATTTGCCTTGTGCAAGAATAATGAACTTGTTTTCTTCCtggaaagcaaaagaaaaggagacaCAAAATGTCAACATTTTGTCCTGTTCCAGAGGAGAagtattttgtttaataactTGAGCTCTATGCCCCTCTCCAGAAGATTCCCATAATGATTGATTTGATGGAAGAGATCATATAGCTCTAAACTTTAATAAAACAGGGTTAGTTGTTTATATGCATTTCCTCTAAGGATTCTAAGCTACATGGGACAGCCTCAAATCTGAAAACTGTATATGCCAGGACTAAGAATAGGGGACCACTTCTGGACTACCTTGATTGTCCTTCCAATTTTGCAGACCAAgttctattattatttaaagatatACTAACATTGATGATTAAGTAATCAGCTTTTGTTTTCCTAAAATTAGTAAGAGGAAATTATATTAAGATGTTTCTATTGTTATCTAGTATGAATTGCACCATTATTTCCAAATGTTAATGGGAGATTCttaaaatatatcataatgCTGGCAACTTCTCTGAACTTGGGTTCTGGTCTGTTATTTCAGAATGTTAAAGagtttcaaaagttttttaGGGTATCTAATGGTGACTAAGATGGATATctcccttttttgtttttgttctgcAGCTGGTCTCAGCTCTTGGAAACCCTACCCCTTCCAAATGTaaggaaataattttttcaaattactCAGTGTCTTGTATATATGCAAATGCAACATGCTTAGTGATTCCCCTAATTTCTGATTGAGTAGAAAGTTTCATTTACAGACAACTGATCATATGTTTCTGTTGAAATTTAATGTTGCAGATTAAGTGGATTTGTCCAACTGCTCCTACCAGGCCAGTGGCAATATTTGGTGGACATCCTTGTACTGCATGTAAGATTTTATTCCTCGGAACAGCTATTTTCTTTAGTTCTTGTTCTAAAATCAAGCTGACAGGTGCATCCTCAAGGTTATATTTGACAATTTGCTGTGCCCTCTGTCCAAATGAATTTCAAGTATTTTCTAAAATTACCGCAATGCTGAAAAAGATAAACTAAGCTTCTGTAATGTGTTTCAGGGTTTGATGTGGGAGATCTTTCAGGAGATGGTCCTGATGATTTGGAGGGTTTAGATGCTTCAGCAGCACATGTCGCCAATCTGTTGTCAACAGAGCCTGCTAATAGtatgttttttattcttaGCGACCTTCTGAAATCTTAAACCTTTAGTCATAAATTTAACTGCTCTATGGACATGCAAACAATTCAAATGTCAGGAGGTTTAATATTCTTGAGCAAGTATATCATCAGAACAGATAGTTCTGATGGTTTATGTAATTTTCTTGActatattctttaaaaaaaaaaacccagtTTACTTACTTCTGTGGTTGCTATGATGCATCCACCTCAAAGTTGAACAATTTTCAAGAAGTGTTTGAATCCATTTATATGACCTCTTATCTacactttgtttcttttctttttttttttttttctgggggggggggggggNttttttttttttttttttttttttttttctggggGGGGTGGGGGGAGAGGGTGGGTGTGGGGTGCGCTTTGTGTTGGTGGTTGTGCTCTCTCTTACAATAGATATGGAGActcaaaaaagaattttatgatTATTGTGCAGTTAAACTTGGAATAGGTGGCTTTAGTATGGGTGCTGCAACTGCTCTCTACTCTGCAACCTGCCACATATTAGGGAAATATGGAAATGGAAACCTGTATCCGGTTAACTTAAGTGCAGTTGTTGGTCTAAGTGGTTGGCTTCCCTGTTCAAGGTTTGAACTGTACAGATACAGCACATAGAAACTCATGTACCCTTATTTATGTAAACACTACTACTTTCGTACTTTGTTTATATGCAATTCATTCAGCTCTATAGCTATTATTTTTAGGACCTTGAGGAACCAGATGGAAGGATCAATCCAGGCAGTGAGGCGTGCTGCATCCTTGCCCATTCTGCTGTGTCACGGCTTAGGTACTTTTACTCTTTTGGACAATTTTGACAGAAATCTTCAGTATAAGAAATGACGTATCTTACTCTATTTAAGTCATGTAGAGGGGTCTTAGGCAAGATGCCAGGTCCAAATAATGTCATCACTTGGTAATTTCAAAGTAAACCATTTATAGGTATCAAGAGATCAAAAGAGATCTTGAGTTTTTGATAGAATGCTTCAGTCTTCTCTTATAATGTGGTCACACACTTGCATATCTTGTACTATTTAAGTCATGTAGAGAAGTCTAGGAAATAAGTATATGTGCAAGTGCATACGTATACACATGCACATACAAACAAAGAGGGAGCCATAACTATCCAATAGCTTGCCAATTCTGAGAAGCATAGAAAACTTATCATTAAATTGGGATGTTGAACCACAGTACTGTACAAGCATATAATTTCATGTGCACTGTAACATAGCCTTTGTTGGAATCTCATATATGGTAATAGTAATTATCTTATTAATTGTTTTACTGCTCTTACTGTTCAATGTTCTTACTTAGCTTAAACTACAGAAATTTCTAAATTTGGCTCTGTGCATACTTTACACTCAATTATGTAGTTCATTTTTCATGTCTCACCACTTCAGCTAATAGAAATGCATGTTTCACTTATAAGTCTATTTCTTCATCAATGATATAGAAGTTTACTTTAGCATTAAAATCTTGATATGATGCTGGTTGCTTTATCAGACTGCATCATCTGGTAAAATAGTGGTTTACTGCTTATCTTTTATGTTCATTGTGACTTAATAAGCAATAAACtagttgaataaaatatattgatGCTAGTGGTTGTGAAATCATTTTGCTTTCAAATTAATGTACTCAAAATTGTATATTAGCACACTTTGCAAAAGAAAGGCTGCTGTTAGGTTTAATCTCATTATTCTCATCTTTCCTTCTCTTGTTCTctgataaatttatttaaattaaaaatcctAAAGTTTTAAGATATGCAGGTACGTCAAATAAGATTCTAAGTCAATATTGGCAAGAGGTTAACTTGCACCTACTATGCCCTAGACTTTTAACTGCCTTGGTGTCTACCCTTGTCATGGTGCCATAAAAGAATTTGCTTCTTCCGGATATagttgactttttttttttttgttttgctgcAGGTGATGATGTGGTTGCATACAAACATGGAGAGAAATCAGCACAGGCCTTAAATTCAGTTGGTTTCCGGAATCTCATGTTTAGAACCTATAATGGGTATTTAATTGGCCCCACTTCATCAAGAACCACACAGACAcgcatacacacacaacacACTCAGAAACAACTCATGTATTCTAGAGTTCaattaaaaatgcttaatatGCTGCGCAGGCTCGGTCACTATACAATCCCAGAAGAAACTGATGAAGTCTGCAATTGGCTAACTGCAAGGTTGGGTCTTCAGGGGTCACGATCGTGACATCAAATAAGTTGGTCTGGCAATGTGGAGATAGAGAAGAAGGAATTTAATCAGACTTATGTGTAAGGATTAGAAAGAGGTACTCTTGATAGATGCTTGGTGTGGGGTATATGGTATAGCTGCATTTTTCTACTAAACATTCCCTATCTATCGTGCTTTCCTAAATAAACTTTCTCGCCATGAGTTATATTTTGGTTGACTGGCTGCTAGGAGTTGGCGGTGGTAAATT from Theobroma cacao cultivar B97-61/B2 chromosome 9, Criollo_cocoa_genome_V2, whole genome shotgun sequence harbors:
- the LOC18588984 gene encoding acyl-protein thioesterase 2, with amino-acid sequence MSSGSGTTRTFEFGRTHVVRPKGNHQATIIWLHGLGDKGSSWSQLLETLPLPNIKWICPTAPTRPVAIFGGHPCTAWFDVGDLSGDGPDDLEGLDASAAHVANLLSTEPANIKLGIGGFSMGAATALYSATCHILGKYGNGNLYPVNLSAVVGLSGWLPCSRTLRNQMEGSIQAVRRAASLPILLCHGLGDDVVAYKHGEKSAQALNSVGFRNLMFRTYNGLGHYTIPEETDEVCNWLTARLGLQGSRS